Below is a window of Chryseobacterium arthrosphaerae DNA.
AAACAGGTTTCAGGGATCGCAGATGTTACCAACTTCGGAGGTATTACCACTCAGTTCCAGGTGGAGCTTGATCCTCACAAGCTGGAGCAATATGGACTTTCTTTATCTGAAGTGACCGAAACCATTTCCAAAAATAATGTCAGCGCAGGAGGAAGTATGCTCCCACGGGGAAATTTAGCTTATGTTATTCGTGGAATCGGATTGGTAAAAGATCTGGATGACCTTGGAAAAATTGTAGTAAAAACCGAACATGGGGTTCCTGTTTTCCTGAATGATGTAGGAACATTAAAATACGGAAACCTTGAAAGAAAAGGAATCCTGGGATATACTGACAGAAAGCGTAATTACGCTGAAAGTGTAGAAGGAATCGTGCTTCTGCTCCGGGGACAAAATCCTTCGCAGGTATTGGAAGGCGTTCATGCAGCCGTTGATGAGTTGAATAATGAAATTCTTCCTCCGGGAGTAAAAATCCATCCTTTCCTGGACAGAACTGATCTTGTAAAAACAACACTGACCACGGTTTCCCATACGCTTACCGAAGGTATTGTACTTGTAATTATTGTACTGATCGTATTTCTCGGCAGCTGGCGGGGTGCATTACTGGTAGCGGTAACGATTCCGCTTTCTTTACTCTTTGCCTTTATCTTAATGCATATTACCAATATACCCGCCAATCTTCTGTCGCTTGGAGCCATTGATTTCGGAATTATTGTGGATGGAGCCATTGTAATGCTGGAAACCATTCTGAAAAAAAGAGAAGAAGATCAGGAAGAGACATTGGAGGAAAAAACCATTACCCAAAGGGTGATTGAAGTAGCCAAACCGATTTTCTTTTCCACCATTATCATTATTACCGCTTATCTTCCCTTATTTGCTTTTGAAAGAGTGGAAAAAAAATTATTTACTCCTATGGCGTTTACAGTAGGTTATGCTTTATTAGGGGCATTGGCTGTCGCATTACTTCTGATTCCGGGGCTGGCCTATGTGATTTACCGCAAACCACAGAAAATTTATCACAATAAATGGCTTGAAAAGATCAGCTATGCCTACGGAAGAAGAATTGATAAAATCATGCAGGCCCCTAAAAAAGTGATATTGCCTGTAAGCATTGTTCTGTTGTCCGCCGGAATCCTGTCCTATACCGTAGGAAAAGACTTTCTTCCGGAGCTGGACGAAGGTTCCATCTGGCTTCAGGTACAGCTTCCGCCTGGAATTTCACTGGCCAAAGCAAAAGAAATGAGTGATACGCTGCGGGCCAGAACGTTAAAACATTCCGAAGTTACTTATATGATGGTACAGGCAGGCCGTAATGATGATGGTACAGACCCATGGACGGCTTCTCACTTTGAAGTTTCCGTAGGAATAAAACCCTACAGTGAATGGCCTTCCGGAAAGACAAAGGCAGACCTCATCAGAGAACTGGCAGCTGATTATAAGGAAATGCCGGGATTCACCGTTGGATTTTCACAGCCGATGATTGATGGGGTAATGGACAAAATCTCCGGTGCCCACAGTGAACTGGTGGTAAAAGTATATGGTGAAGATTTTAAAGAGACCAGAAGAATTGCTGAAAATATTTTATCCACATTAAATAAGATTCCGGGATCAGCAGATCTTGCCATTGATCAGGAACCGCCATTACCCCAACTGCAGATCATTGCCAACAGGGACAAAATTGCACAGTACGGACTGAATGTTGCAGATGTTGCAGACCTTATTGAAGTTGCTTTAGGCGGAAAGGCTATTTCCCAGATATTTATAGGTAATAAAGTCTATGATATTTCCTGCCGGTACACCGAAGACAGCCGGAATACTCCCGATAAAATCGGAAACCTGATGCTGACTTCAGCTACCGGAGCTAAAATTCCTTTATCCCAGGTGGCAGAAGTAAAATTAAGTACCGGAGAAAGTACCATTACCCGTGAAATGAATAAACGTCACCTTACCGTAAAGTTGAATTTAAGGGGTACCGATCTTTCTTCTTTCCTGAAAACAGCTCAGGATAAAATAGAAAAAGAAATCAGGTATGACCACGAAAAATACCAGATTAAATGGGGAGGTCAGTTTGAAAACCAAAACAGAGCTTATTCAAGGTTGGCATTTATTGTTCCGCTGGCCCTGGCTGTTATGTTCCTGTTATTGTACGGAGCGTTCGGTAACTTCAGGCAGGCTTTGGTACTGATGTCTGTTGTACCACTGGCTTTGTTCGGAGGCATGCTGGCACTCAATACCCGTGGAATGTCCCTGAATGTATCTTCTGCCGTAGGTTTTATTGCCTTATTCGGAGTAGCCATCCAGAACGGGGTGATCATGATCTCCCATATCAATGATCTTCGCAGGAAAGGATATGACCTGAAGCCTGCCGTCATCAAAGGAGCACAGGATCGTTTCAGGCCGGTACTGATGACTGCCACGGTTGCTGTCATCGGATTATTCCCGGCATCACTGGCTACAGGAATCGGTTCAGACGTACAGCGGCCTCTCGCAACGGTAATTGTTTACGGACTGATGTTCTCTACTATTTTAACCCTTTTTGTGCTTCCGGCCATTTATTTCATGGCTGAGCGCAGCAACAAAAAACAAAATTCGGAATCAGATGAAGCACCTACAGATCACATTTAACGCCTGCTTTATTTTAATAGTTATGGTATTACCTGGCATGACAGGTACTCTAAAAGCGCAGGAAAAAGAACTTTTATCTTTTGAAGAATATCTGAGCCTTGTCGGAAATAAAAACCTCAGCTATGCTTCCCGGAAATATAATGTAAGTATAGCTGAAGCGGCCATCCAGACTGCAGGTATGTTTCCTGATCCGCAACTGGAAGTGGAAACCAGCAACAACGGAGTGAATAAAAATATGGGCTATGTCTACGGAACCTCCATTGGCTGGACGCTGGAACTGGGCGGAAAAAGGAAAGCCAGAATAAATCTTGCCAAAAATCAGTCGGAGCTCAGTAAAATACAGCTGCAGGATTTCTTCAGAAACCTTCGGGCAGATGCAAGTTTAGGATATATTGATGCTTTACGGTCCAAAGCTATGCTGGAAGTACAGCAGGATTCGTATCAAAACATTCTGCAGCTGGCAAAATCAGACAGCATCCGGTACAGGCTGGGAACAATATCTCTGGTAACCTCAAAGCAGAGCAAATTAGAGGCTGCTTCTCTTCTGAACGAAGTATATCAGGCTGAAAGTGCCGAACAACAGTCTCTGACCAATTTGGCTGTATTTCTTAGCGATCACCGGTTTACCGGCAGAAATGTGGATGGGGACTTTAATGCTTTCAACAGAGATTTTAACATTGATGACCTTATTCTGCAGGCGTTGAATGAGCGTGCAGATTTACTGGCAGCTAAACAAAACACACAGGTTGCCAAAAGCCAGATCAGTCTTGAAAAGGCCAACCGTGTGCTGGATTTAGGCATCAGTGCCGGAGCAGAGCACCACACCGAAGCCACGAATGAAATTGCTCCTTCCCCTACCGTAAATGCTGTAAAGTTAGGATTCAGTATTCCCCTTAAATTTTCAAACAGAAGAAATGCAGGGCTGAAAATCGCTGAAATGGCTCATTCACAGGCCGAAGTAGAATATCAGCAGATTGAACAGGGAATACAGGCTGAGGTCATGCAGGCTTATCAGCAATATTCAGCAACCCAGAAGCAGGTGAAGCAGTTTCACAATGGTATGCTCACAGAAGCTAAAAGCATCCTGGAAGGAATTACTTACAGCTACAAACGGGGGGAAAGTTCCATTCTGGAAGTTCTGAGTGCCCAGAGAACCTACAACGGAATAAGAAAAGACTACTATCAGGCACTTGCGGATAATGCGGCAGCCCTCATAGAGCTGGAGCGCAGGGTGGGAATCTGGGATATTCAGTTTTAGGAGGAAAGATGCAGACTGGAAGCTATTTGAAGTCGGAAAATCACTGTATGTCAATAATCAAATCTAATTCAGATTATCGTTTTAATATAAAGCGAAAATCTCCCCCCTTCAAATGACGGGTTAAACGTATTAAATGATGTGGTTATTATTTCATTTCCCGCAGATAAAGCAGATTGTGCAGATGTTTGTATATAAGAAAATTTAATGCGCTTAACCTGATCAACTCCAACTCACCTCCCTCATTCTAAAAAAGCCCTGAAATCATGTGACTTCAGGGCTTTTGCTATTTCTTATACTGAGATTCATAAACTCTGATCCAGTCTTCCGGTGTCATTTTCCGGCTCAGTTCAGCAATCAGTTCAAAAGGGATATCATCTGCTTTTTTGAAACGGACACAGGATTTACCCATATCCAGTTTTCTCTTCGAATGTTTCGGATATTCCGCTACAAACCAATCCAAAAGCTCAGGGGTAGAATAAAGTCCCATATGATACAGCGCTGTAAAGTTTTTTTGGGACGCCAGATTGATAAAAGGCAAAGGTGTTCCCGGAGTACAGTGATACCCTGCCGGATAAGTTTTCAATGGAACACCCCAGCCTAACATTCCGTAACTGAGGTTTTCTTCAAAACCTTCCGGAAGATTGTTATGAATGGTTTCAAAAAGTTTTCTGAAAGCGTCTTGTCTTTCTTCAGGGATCTTTGAAATATAATCCTCAATGGAAACTGCCTGGATCTGCATATTTAGTTTTTTTCTAAAGTACAATTATTTTGTGAAACTGTTTTTATAATTTTAACGTGATTTCGGTTTAGCGTAAGCCGCTGAAAGATAGAAAGAACTTAGAAGTTATTTTCAGTGTAATGATCACTATAAAATAATCATTACAATACAGGAGGCTTATTATTCTTATGAGTTTCATGGTTTCATGGCTTCCTGCTCCCGGCTTCCCCCCCTGAAAAAACCCATTAAATATAATAGAATTCACATTAATTTTAATAAAAAAGGCAGCCACATCAATGCAACTGCCTACAGAAATTATTAACTCAAAAAATTATTTCTTAATAGCCTTTACTGTTGATTTTGAACCATCTTTAAAGTTCATCGTCACCAGATATAAACCGCTGTTCAATTCTCCTAACTGAAGTTCTTTTGACGGATTATCAATAGTTTTCACCACTCTTCCTGCAACATCTGTAACGGTTACAGATTTCACATCTTTCATATCTGAAATATACAGAACATCTTTGAAAGGATTAGGATATACACTGATTTCTTTTTTCTTCAACGCCGTTTCTGAAGTTGATAAGGAAGTAGCCACTTCAAATGTAAAATCAATGAATTCACCTCTTACAATAGCCGTACACGGGTTTGACGGAGCTGTACTGTTATAATCAGTCACCACTCTCATTCTGTAATTCCCTACCGGTGTTCCCGCAGGCACAGTAATAGTTCCTGAAGTATTTGTTATATAAGTGTTAGTAACAAACATTCTTTCTGAAGCCTCAAAAGTTAAGTTATTATTCCAGTCTACCCAAACACCGATTCCGCATGTAGGACCTCCGGCGGTGAAGGATACTGAAGTAGTAGCTCCCGGAGCATTGATGATCTTATTATTAGTTGCTGTCAGGTTTTGATACCCACCTGCCACACTGGAACCTGATGAATAAGCCATATCTATAAGACTTCCCGTAGAAGTGAAAGCAGAAAGCCATGAATTCTGATTGGAAGATGAAGGCAGACAATACCCTGTTCTGAAGGCAGTAAGCTCACTCCAGATACTCTTGTCGCTGCCACTGCATACAGACCTTACCCATGCATAATAATTTGTATCTGCAGATAATGAATTCAACGGAGCGGAGGTTGTGGAAGAAGTTGTAGAATTGGAAGCGTTCAGCACAGTGGTAGCATCGGGTGCAGTATTCGTTGTACTGTAGTATACTTCGTATCCGTTTGCAGGAACTGAAGCTGGTACCGTCCAACCGATAGTTGCTGAATTCATTGTCACATTGGATGAAGTAACAGCAGTAGGTTCTAAACACGTTGGAATATCCTGAACTGTAATATTATCAATGTAAATACCTCTGGAAGTGCCTCCTAAACCATGTTTAAATGCCAGCTGCAGATCTGAACCTGCCGGGATATTAACAGTATACTGCGCAAAAGAAGTCGTTAAAGCAACAGGAGCTCCAATCTGGTTAAAAGAAGCAGGATCTGCAGGATTTGATAAAGTCCCTACCAATAAGGTATAGTTACTTGATCCTCCTTTTGCATAGAACCTTACACGTTTGTTTCCGTTTGAAAGGTTCGTCGTTGGAGGTGAAACCAGCATCTGACTGCCGCTGGTAGCTGTTGAATTATTCAGATAATAGGCATTAGGTGCCGAATAGCTGTTTGTTGTTGATGCATTTACATATCCATAGCCCGAAAATGATGCACTTTCCAGGTACGCCCAGCAGCTTGGAGCATTTGTACTACTTGAAGAGCCTGTAGTTGTAGTGTCAAAATTCTCCGTATAAGGTGTAGTGAAAGTAGAACAAGCCGTTTTAAATGTTCCGCCAAAAGACCATGCACTCTGGCTTGTAGCAGAACTACAGTTGGTTCTTACCCAATAATAGTAGGTTGTATTTGAATTGAGACTTCCTATAGTTGTACTTGTGCCTGCTACATTTGGATAGGTAGGAGATACTGTACTGGAAGGTATGGTACTGGACGTGCTGTGATACACATCATAGCTTGCCGCATTGGTAGGCCCTGTCCATGAAATAAAGGCAGAATCAGCAGTGATACCGGAAACAGTCTGCAATACTGGAGGAGTACAGTCTGAATAGACATCTGCTGAAAAAGCAAAAATATTAGGATAACCTGAACCACTTGCCTTAGTTACCGTCACACTTTGTATAGGTTTTGCCTGGTTCGCTGCATCTATTACCAATGCATTTTGATAAAGTCTCGGATCTGAAGTACTGGATTCTAAAGCATCTGTAGTTATTTTAATTCTTCCGATTCCTTGGATGGCAAAATTGTTTCCGCCATACCAGTCAGAAAGACTTATATTAGAAAATACCTGGCTGCTTCCATCCGTAAAATTAACCGTTATGTTCACTGTAGATGTTCCACTTCCACTGGTAGAAAGCATATACAATGTAAAAGCAGGTTTAGGAGTGGTGAAAGTAAGCGTTCCGCTGTCATTGGCAGCAACCAGTCTTAGCGAGTTATTTCCACTTAAATTTCCCAAAACATAACTAAGTCCCGGAGTTCCTGCCACTACAGAATTAATAATTCCGTCCACCGGAATACCATAGGTAATCGCAGGACTTGTGGAGGTCAGCTGAAAATCCTTGGCTACAAAAGCATAAGAAACCCCATCTACATCATTATTCGTAGAATTTGCTGAAGAACCTATACCATTTGCAATTACATCAGCAGTATAGCCTGAAGCAACCGGCATGGTTTGATAATTCTGAGCCATCATTGTAGTGGCAGATAACAGAGCAATAGCAGGTACTACTCTAGAAAATAAATTTATTGTCATTTTATTCACATTTGAGCCGAAAATTAAGAAAAATTATAATACAAAAAGATTATTTTTACAAAAATACTAACATTAACTCAAAATGTATAAAATATTAATATTAAACAATAGTAAAAATAGTAAGATTTAAAGAGAACATGCACTTATTGTATTTTTCTTATTGACTCAGAATTTTATTATTGGGAAATTAAATCCTATTTTTGTCATACAAATTTTTTGAACAATGCCAAATATTTCAAACAGAGCACTGCATATGCCGGCATCACCGGTAAGAAAACTGGTTCCCTTTGCGTTACAAGCAAAACAAAAAGGAATAAAAGTATATCACCTTAATATCGGACAGCCTGATATTGAAACTCCGGAAACGGCTTTGAATGCCTTAAAAAATATTGATTTAAAAGTATTGGAATATGCACTTTCTGAAGGTAATATTGAATACAGAAAAGCCCTTACAGAATATTATCATTCATTAGGATTTTCGGATCTTACTCCTGATAATTTCATCGTTACCAATGGAGGGTCTGAAGCGCTTAATTTTGCTATTTCCACTTTATGTGATGAGGGAGACGAAGTGATTATTCCTGAACCTTACTATGCCAACTACAACGGTTTTACCAGCACCTTTGATGTAAATGTTGTAGCTGTACCATCTACTATTGATACTGGTTTTGCCCTTCCTCCTATTGAAGAATTTGAGAAAAAGATTACAGAAAAGACAAGAGCAATCGTGATCTGTAACCCGGGGAACCCTACAGGATATCTGTACACCCGTGAAGAACTTCAGAAGCTTGCGGAAATTGCTTTAAAATATGATATCGTTGTGATCTCTGACGAAGTATACAGAGAATATGTATATGACGGAAAACAGCAGATATCAATGCTGGAATTCCCTGAACTGAGCGAAAACTGCATCATCATCGATTCTGAGTCTAAGCGTTATTCCATGTGTGGAGTAAGAATCGGATGCATGGTGACCCGTTCTCAAAAAATCCGTAATGCAGCTATGCTTTTTGCACAGGCGAGATTAAGCCCGGTTCTTTTGGGACAGATTGCCGCTACAGCTGCACACCAGAATGACGGACCTTACATCAGAGCTGTAAGAGAAGAATATACCCACAGAAGAAATGTATTGGTAGATCTCCTGAATGCAATTCCTGGGGTGATCTGTCCTAAACCGAGAGGAGCTTTCTATTGTGTGGCAGAACTTCCGGTAGATGACACAGAAAAATTTGCCCAGTGGCTGCTTGAAAAATATTCCCTTAATAACGAAACAATCATGGTAGCTCCTGCAGGAGGTTTCTACAGTGATCCGGAACTGGGGAAAAAACAGGTAAGAATAGCTTACGTTCTGAAAGAAGAAGATTTAAAAAGAAGTGCTGAGATTCTTAAAGAAGCTTTAAAAAAGTACAGAGAAGAGTTCAGCCTATAAAATACAATCATGCCGACAACAACAAACATCCATCTGAAAATACTGTTTTCGATATTTTTGCTGTCGGCATTTTTTTCCTGTGAAACCAAGAAACAGGAGAAAACTGTTTCCCACAAAAGCCCGGGCGAAATAACATCAATCAGTGTATCACATA
It encodes the following:
- a CDS encoding GEVED domain-containing protein, with the protein product MTINLFSRVVPAIALLSATTMMAQNYQTMPVASGYTADVIANGIGSSANSTNNDVDGVSYAFVAKDFQLTSTSPAITYGIPVDGIINSVVAGTPGLSYVLGNLSGNNSLRLVAANDSGTLTFTTPKPAFTLYMLSTSGSGTSTVNITVNFTDGSSQVFSNISLSDWYGGNNFAIQGIGRIKITTDALESSTSDPRLYQNALVIDAANQAKPIQSVTVTKASGSGYPNIFAFSADVYSDCTPPVLQTVSGITADSAFISWTGPTNAASYDVYHSTSSTIPSSTVSPTYPNVAGTSTTIGSLNSNTTYYYWVRTNCSSATSQSAWSFGGTFKTACSTFTTPYTENFDTTTTGSSSSTNAPSCWAYLESASFSGYGYVNASTTNSYSAPNAYYLNNSTATSGSQMLVSPPTTNLSNGNKRVRFYAKGGSSNYTLLVGTLSNPADPASFNQIGAPVALTTSFAQYTVNIPAGSDLQLAFKHGLGGTSRGIYIDNITVQDIPTCLEPTAVTSSNVTMNSATIGWTVPASVPANGYEVYYSTTNTAPDATTVLNASNSTTSSTTSAPLNSLSADTNYYAWVRSVCSGSDKSIWSELTAFRTGYCLPSSSNQNSWLSAFTSTGSLIDMAYSSGSSVAGGYQNLTATNNKIINAPGATTSVSFTAGGPTCGIGVWVDWNNNLTFEASERMFVTNTYITNTSGTITVPAGTPVGNYRMRVVTDYNSTAPSNPCTAIVRGEFIDFTFEVATSLSTSETALKKKEISVYPNPFKDVLYISDMKDVKSVTVTDVAGRVVKTIDNPSKELQLGELNSGLYLVTMNFKDGSKSTVKAIKK
- a CDS encoding pyridoxal phosphate-dependent aminotransferase, with product MPNISNRALHMPASPVRKLVPFALQAKQKGIKVYHLNIGQPDIETPETALNALKNIDLKVLEYALSEGNIEYRKALTEYYHSLGFSDLTPDNFIVTNGGSEALNFAISTLCDEGDEVIIPEPYYANYNGFTSTFDVNVVAVPSTIDTGFALPPIEEFEKKITEKTRAIVICNPGNPTGYLYTREELQKLAEIALKYDIVVISDEVYREYVYDGKQQISMLEFPELSENCIIIDSESKRYSMCGVRIGCMVTRSQKIRNAAMLFAQARLSPVLLGQIAATAAHQNDGPYIRAVREEYTHRRNVLVDLLNAIPGVICPKPRGAFYCVAELPVDDTEKFAQWLLEKYSLNNETIMVAPAGGFYSDPELGKKQVRIAYVLKEEDLKRSAEILKEALKKYREEFSL
- a CDS encoding efflux RND transporter permease subunit, yielding MKQLLTLSIQKRWLMLALFLLLGFFGYYSWTRLSVEAYPDIADVTSQVVTQVPGLAAEEVEQQITIPLERSLNGLPGMHVMRSKSTFGLSMITIVFDDGIDDYWARQRIQERLSDVTLPYGAQPGLDPLTSPIGEVYRYIIESNTHSLRELTDLQKFVIIPRIKQVSGIADVTNFGGITTQFQVELDPHKLEQYGLSLSEVTETISKNNVSAGGSMLPRGNLAYVIRGIGLVKDLDDLGKIVVKTEHGVPVFLNDVGTLKYGNLERKGILGYTDRKRNYAESVEGIVLLLRGQNPSQVLEGVHAAVDELNNEILPPGVKIHPFLDRTDLVKTTLTTVSHTLTEGIVLVIIVLIVFLGSWRGALLVAVTIPLSLLFAFILMHITNIPANLLSLGAIDFGIIVDGAIVMLETILKKREEDQEETLEEKTITQRVIEVAKPIFFSTIIIITAYLPLFAFERVEKKLFTPMAFTVGYALLGALAVALLLIPGLAYVIYRKPQKIYHNKWLEKISYAYGRRIDKIMQAPKKVILPVSIVLLSAGILSYTVGKDFLPELDEGSIWLQVQLPPGISLAKAKEMSDTLRARTLKHSEVTYMMVQAGRNDDGTDPWTASHFEVSVGIKPYSEWPSGKTKADLIRELAADYKEMPGFTVGFSQPMIDGVMDKISGAHSELVVKVYGEDFKETRRIAENILSTLNKIPGSADLAIDQEPPLPQLQIIANRDKIAQYGLNVADVADLIEVALGGKAISQIFIGNKVYDISCRYTEDSRNTPDKIGNLMLTSATGAKIPLSQVAEVKLSTGESTITREMNKRHLTVKLNLRGTDLSSFLKTAQDKIEKEIRYDHEKYQIKWGGQFENQNRAYSRLAFIVPLALAVMFLLLYGAFGNFRQALVLMSVVPLALFGGMLALNTRGMSLNVSSAVGFIALFGVAIQNGVIMISHINDLRRKGYDLKPAVIKGAQDRFRPVLMTATVAVIGLFPASLATGIGSDVQRPLATVIVYGLMFSTILTLFVLPAIYFMAERSNKKQNSESDEAPTDHI
- a CDS encoding DUF1801 domain-containing protein; the protein is MQIQAVSIEDYISKIPEERQDAFRKLFETIHNNLPEGFEENLSYGMLGWGVPLKTYPAGYHCTPGTPLPFINLASQKNFTALYHMGLYSTPELLDWFVAEYPKHSKRKLDMGKSCVRFKKADDIPFELIAELSRKMTPEDWIRVYESQYKK
- a CDS encoding TolC family protein — protein: MVLPGMTGTLKAQEKELLSFEEYLSLVGNKNLSYASRKYNVSIAEAAIQTAGMFPDPQLEVETSNNGVNKNMGYVYGTSIGWTLELGGKRKARINLAKNQSELSKIQLQDFFRNLRADASLGYIDALRSKAMLEVQQDSYQNILQLAKSDSIRYRLGTISLVTSKQSKLEAASLLNEVYQAESAEQQSLTNLAVFLSDHRFTGRNVDGDFNAFNRDFNIDDLILQALNERADLLAAKQNTQVAKSQISLEKANRVLDLGISAGAEHHTEATNEIAPSPTVNAVKLGFSIPLKFSNRRNAGLKIAEMAHSQAEVEYQQIEQGIQAEVMQAYQQYSATQKQVKQFHNGMLTEAKSILEGITYSYKRGESSILEVLSAQRTYNGIRKDYYQALADNAAALIELERRVGIWDIQF